One part of the Nilaparvata lugens isolate BPH unplaced genomic scaffold, ASM1435652v1 scaffold4713, whole genome shotgun sequence genome encodes these proteins:
- the LOC120355771 gene encoding uncharacterized protein LOC120355771 isoform X1, whose amino-acid sequence MNEFKIHKLLCELIEAWEDCLSDAADPLPYFTSYVRSNVSPEECLENVLRYNTDLAGRKRGVSEMAIKQVLQHNKCANPEKFLHKYEHLKAKKLDILGPFMNLLMQLKDDTKLVEIIKRKHQKDNKELNFNPLQLKSQTALNFKDEDAQQVCSKLVKMAAKLQVRKSAKSESRGGPPMPAHSDITDWSSGAALHVHGLLRSAQQPVGRAAM is encoded by the exons atgaatgaattcaaaatcCACAAACTGTTATGCGAGTTGATTGAAGCCTGGGA AGACTGTCTGAGCGACGCGGCTGATCCTCTGCCTTATTTTACGTCGTACGTCAGGTCGAACGTATCGCCCGAGGAATGCCTGGAGAACGTACTGCGCTACAACACAGACCTGGCCGGTCGCAAGAGGGGTGTATCGGAGATGGCCATCAAACAGGTGCTGCAGCATAACAAGTGTGCCAACCCGGAGAAGTTTCTTCACAAGTACGAGCATCTCAAAGCCAAAAA gtTAGATATCCTCGGTCCTTTCATGAACCTGTTGATGCAGTTGAAAGATGACACCAAACTGGTTGAAATCATCAAAAGAAAGCATCAGAAAGATAACAAGGAGCTGAACTTCAATCCACTTCAACTGAAGTCGCAGACAGCGTTAAACTTCAAAGACGAAGATGCTCAACAG GTTTGCAGTAAACTTGTAAAGATGGCGGCCAAACTTCAGGTGCGAAAGAGCGCCAAATCGGAGTCACGTGGTGGCCCACCAATGCCAGCTCACTCAGACATCACCGACTGGAGCTCGGGTGCGGCCCTTCATGTCCATGGACTTCTTCGATCCGCCCAACAGCCAGTCGGCCGCGCCGCTATGTGA
- the LOC120355771 gene encoding uncharacterized protein LOC120355771 isoform X2 produces MNEFKIHKLLCELIEAWESNVSPEECLENVLRYNTDLAGRKRGVSEMAIKQVLQHNKCANPEKFLHKYEHLKAKKLDILGPFMNLLMQLKDDTKLVEIIKRKHQKDNKELNFNPLQLKSQTALNFKDEDAQQVCSKLVKMAAKLQVRKSAKSESRGGPPMPAHSDITDWSSGAALHVHGLLRSAQQPVGRAAM; encoded by the exons atgaatgaattcaaaatcCACAAACTGTTATGCGAGTTGATTGAAGCCTGGGA GTCGAACGTATCGCCCGAGGAATGCCTGGAGAACGTACTGCGCTACAACACAGACCTGGCCGGTCGCAAGAGGGGTGTATCGGAGATGGCCATCAAACAGGTGCTGCAGCATAACAAGTGTGCCAACCCGGAGAAGTTTCTTCACAAGTACGAGCATCTCAAAGCCAAAAA gtTAGATATCCTCGGTCCTTTCATGAACCTGTTGATGCAGTTGAAAGATGACACCAAACTGGTTGAAATCATCAAAAGAAAGCATCAGAAAGATAACAAGGAGCTGAACTTCAATCCACTTCAACTGAAGTCGCAGACAGCGTTAAACTTCAAAGACGAAGATGCTCAACAG GTTTGCAGTAAACTTGTAAAGATGGCGGCCAAACTTCAGGTGCGAAAGAGCGCCAAATCGGAGTCACGTGGTGGCCCACCAATGCCAGCTCACTCAGACATCACCGACTGGAGCTCGGGTGCGGCCCTTCATGTCCATGGACTTCTTCGATCCGCCCAACAGCCAGTCGGCCGCGCCGCTATGTGA